A genome region from Megalobrama amblycephala isolate DHTTF-2021 linkage group LG18, ASM1881202v1, whole genome shotgun sequence includes the following:
- the LOC125252315 gene encoding cell wall protein DAN4-like: MNIGTKQWYSECCGADFCNKLDLSEPSTIIPNGNKCYSCKGQSCTNTVFCSGSEDRCITATGISDVFKGCISKSLCDGTTPIPNIVDFSCCEGNLCNGAQTTTPITTPSTTMSSTTSTTPSTTMSSTLSTTMSTTMSSTPNTTMSSTTKVTTSVAQNSTFNSAKSVSQSFLFLCCSLLSFFLLH; this comes from the exons ATGAATATCGGCACTAAACAGTGGTATTCTGAGTGCTGTGGCGCTGACTTCTGTAACAAACTAGATCTTTCAG AACCCAGCACTATTATCCccaatggaaataaatgttactCTTGTAAAGGACAGAGCTGTACAAACACAGTGTTCTGTTCAGGGTCTGAAGACCGCTGCATTACAGCCACAG GCATCTCAGACGTTTTCAAAGGTTGTATTTCTAAATCTCTTTGTGATGGCACAACACCGATTCCTAATATTGTGGACTTCTCATGTTGTGAGGGGAACCTGTGTAACGGTGCTCAGACTACCACCCCGATTACCACCCCGAGCACCACCATGAGCTCCACCACGAGCACCACCCCGAGCACCACCATGAGCTCCACCCTGAGCACCACCATGAGCACCACCATGAGCTCCACCCCGAACACCACCATGAGCTCCACCACAAAGGTCACCACGAGCGTCGCCCAGAACTCCACGTTTAACAGTGCCAAAAGTGTCTCCCAGAGTTTCCTGTTCCTCTGCTGTTCTCTGCTCTCCTTCTTTTTGCTGCACTGA